The nucleotide sequence CGAAGACGCAGTCCCAACCCTCGTTGAGCAGGCGCCAGTAGCGCACGGCGTCGGCGGGCGAGTCGGAGGCGTCGGCCATCATGATGGTGCAGGCGTCGCCCTGCATATGGTTGAGGCCGAAGACGACGGCGCGGCCGAAGCCGTTGGGCCCCTTGTTCTGCACGGGGGCGAGGGTGGGGATGGCGGCGCGGAGGTCCTGGAGAACCTGCCAGGTGCCGTCCTTGCTGGCGTCGTCCACGACGACGATCTCGTGCGGGACCTGCTCGCGGCTCAGCACCTCGTACAGGGCGCGCAGGGTCGGCGGCAGCGATTCCTCCTCGTTGTGGGCGGGGATGACGATGGAGTAGAGCTTGAGCGGCGCGGGTGAGGCCTCGGGCATCGAGTCAATGAGGGGAATTCGGCCCCCGGCGGCAAGCCTCGGGTTGGGCGGGCGAAATTAAGAATTAAGAAGGAAGAATTAAGAAACAGCCTCGAACCTTGCCTGGCGACGGGCTCGTTTCTTAATTCTTAATTCATCCTTCTTACTTCTCCCGCGGGGCGGAGAGTTCGAGCCAGCCGGGGTGTTGTTCGGCATGGGTGGCGATCTCCGCGAGGATGGCAGGGGTCGGGGTGGCGGGGTGCCAGTCCCAGAGGCGGGTGGCCTTGGCGTGGTCGAGGACCATCCAGCCGATGTCAAAGGGGCGCGGGGTGCCGTCCTCCACGACGCCGTGCGGACCGAAGCGTTGGGCGCACCAATCGCTGAGCTGGCGGAGGGACATGGCGGAGGCGGCACCGCCCGAGAAATTGGCCAGGCGGTCGGCGGCGGGGAGCGGGGGCGCGGCAAATTGTTTTTCCAGGACGGGCAGGAGGTCGCGCGGGTGGAGGCAGTCGCGCACCTGGTGGCCGAGGCCGCCGAAGCCGAGGTACTTGAGCGGCTTTTTGCGGAGCCAAGCGTTGATCCAGTAGGCGAAGATGCCCTGGTCGGCGCGCCCGAACTGGCCGGCGCCGGCGAGCACACCGCAGCGGTTGATGAAGACCGGAAAGCCGAAGGTCTCGCCGTACTCGAGGGCCATGGCCTCGGAGGCAAGCTTGGTGGCGCCGTAGAGGGAGATGGGGGCCTGGGTGGGGAAGGACTCCGTGAGTCCGGCCGGGCTGACCCCGGGGGGGAGATCCGCGGCGCCCGGGGGGAGGCCGAGGGCATCACCCTGGGCGACGAGGGGCAGGCGGGTGAGCGGGGGGATCGAGTAGACGCGGCTGGTGGAGAGCAGAATGAAACCGGCCCGGTGGGTCTTGCAGTATTCCAGCAGGTTGATCGTGCCGGTGAGGTTGTGGTCGACGAGTTCGCGGGAACTGGTCTTGCCGTCGATGCCGGCGAGCACACTGGGGTTGGCGGCGGCATCCAGCACGAAATCCGCGGCGGGCAGGGCGTCCATGGCGCGGGCGTCGCGCAGGTCGGCGGTCAGGATGGTCGCGCCGAGCCGCTCCAACGGCGCGCGGTTGGTCTCGCTGCCCGGGCGGATGAAGTTGTCGAAACCCGCCACCGTGTGGCCGGCGGCGAGGAGTTCGCGGGCCAGGGTGCTGCCGACGAAGCCGCAGATGCCGGAGATCAGGATTTTCATGCGAAAACCACTTTAAGGGGGAAGTTTTAGTTTAAGGAAGCCGGGAATCGGCGGGGTGGGCGCCCGCGCGGGGATTAATGGGTTGAACCAAGGCGCTCCGCCGCGGTCTAGTGGGCATCGCATGAAAACCTCCCGTTTGCTCCAAGCCCTCCTGCTCTCGTCCTTGCTGGCCGCGGTTCCCGCCTGGGCGGTAACCCGTACGCTGACCATCCAGGCGCCGGCCACGGCCAAGCCGGGCACCAACATCCATGTTGAGATCGCGGCGGCGACGGATGCCGTCGATGCCGAGCAGATCGGGTTTCTGCATGCCGAGTACTCGGTCGATGGCGGCCGGACCTGGGTGCCGGTCTACGCGGAGAAGCTGGGGCGCAAGGCCACCCGGAGCGTGGACATCCCGGCAGGTCTCGAGGGGAGCAAGGCCCTGGTGCGGGCGCGGGCGGCCTTTCGCGGCGGCAAGGCGGGTGACGTGGATTTTTCGGGCGCGCCGATCCTCTGGGGTGATACCTGGGGCAAATGGGTGACCCCGCCGGCCCGGACGGCTACGATCAACGTGACCGGACGCTGAGCCGGCCCCGAACTGGGCAGGGCGGAGTGCCGGGACGGAACGGGCCGCGCCAGCCGGGCGACTAGACCGCCGCGGCCGGGGGTGGGAGATAGTCCTCCCTGACCGGCGAGAAGACCTCGATCGCGACCGAATCCTCGAGGATGGCCGCCTCGTGCTCGACATTGCCGGGGATGCACCAGCTGTCGCCCGGCCGTACGTCGAAGGTGTCGGTCCCGATGGTGAGGCGCAGGTGTCCGCTGACCAGGTAGCCGGTCTGCTCGTGTGGGTGGGCATGCCGCGGCAGCGGATGGCCCCGGGCGAGGCGGAATTCCGCGAAGAGCGTGTGCTGGCCGTGGACCAGCGTCTTGAAGCGCACGCCGGTGAAGGGCTCGCGGTAACCGGAGGGATGGGCGGGGGTGAACATGGGTCGCCCCGGCATCAGGGGGTGCGCGGGGGCGCGGATCAGGCCGGCTGGTGACGGGTCTTCCAGGCCTCGACGATCTGGCGGATCGTTTCCTCGAGGGACTGGGTGATGTCCCACTTCGGGTAGTGGGCGCGCATCTTGCGGAGGTCGGAGTAGTAGCAGATGTGGTCGCCGGCGCGGTTCTGGTCGACGTAGGTGAAGACCTGCGCCTTACCGGTGAACTTCTCGGCGATCTTGAAGGCCTCGAGGATGGAGGTGCTGTTGGCCTTGCCGCCGCCGAGGTTGTAGACCTCGCCGGCACGCGGGTTCTCGACGAAGGCGGCCATGAAGCGCGCGACGTCGAGCGAGTGGATGTTGTCACGCACCTGCTTCCCCTTGTAGCCGAAGACGCGGTACTCCTTGCCCTCGAGGTTGCACTTCACGAGGTAGGAAAGGAAGCCATGGAGCTCGACGCCGCTGTGGTTCGGGCCGGTGAGGCAGCCGCCGCGCAGGGCGCAGGTGGGTAGGTTGAAATAGCGGCCGTATTCCTGGACCATGACGTCAGCCGCGACCTTGGAGGCGCCGAAGAGCGAGTGCTTGGACTGGTCGATGGTGAAGGTTTCGGGGATGCCGTGGGCATAGGCCGGGTCGGCGTAGTCCCAGCGCGTCGCGAGTTCCGTGAGTTTGATGCCGTTCGGGGCGTCGCCGTAGACCTTGTTCGTGCTCATGTGCACGAAGGGCGACTCGGGGCAGGCCTGGCGGGCGGCCTCGAGGAAGTTCAGCGTCCCGACGGCGTTGGTGTCGAAGTCATCGAAGGGAATGGCCGCGGCCCGGTCGTGCGAGGGCTGGGCGGCGGTGTGGACAATGACGGACGGCTTGACCGACTGGACGAGCGCGAGCACGCCGGCGCGGTCGCGGATGTCGAGCTCGTGGTGGACGAAACCCTTGAGGTCCGAGACCAAGCGGTGCTGGTTCCAGCGCGTGTCACCCTGCGGGCCGAAGAAGACGGCGCGCTGGTTGTTGTCCACGCCGTGGACGGTGTAGCCCAGCGAGGCGAAATAAACGCAGACTTCCGAGCCGATGAGGCCCGAGGAACCGGTGACGAGGAGGGTCTTGGCCATATGAAAAAGGGGAAGGGCCAGCCAGACAGGGGTGGGGCCCGGTTTCCAGCCGAATTTAGGGGAAGGGGATCGCGCTTGCCTCAGGGCGGGGGGTGGCCGTCATGGAGCCATGATTTCTCCGCCGATCACCCTGGGCCAAGGCCTCTGGACGGCCGCGTGGCTCGGCCTCGCCGTGTCCGCCGGCGCGGTGGAGCGCACGCTGACGATCGAGGCGCCGGCCGCAGTGGCGCCGGGGGCGGATTGTCCGGTTGTGCTCGCGGCCGGCACGGACGCGGGGCAGGGCGAGCGGATCGGGATGTTCCAGGCGGATTTTTCGGTGGACGGCGGGCGGACGTGGACGGGCCTGGTTTACCTGAACAACATCGAGCCGGCCACGCGGCAGGAGCGGGTCATCACGGCGGGACCGGCCGGTACCTCCGTGCAGGTGCGGTTGCGGGTGGCGTTCCGGGACGGGCTGGCGGGCGACGTGGATTACACGGGCGCGGCGCTGCGGTGGAACGGATCCTGGGGGAAATGGGCGGAGCCGCCGGCCAAGTTGGTGACGGTGCTGGTCAGATAGGCGAAGCGACCGCCGGCTCGCGGGCGAGATCGCCCGCGCTTCAGGTGAGGCCAATCGCGCCAACCACACGCCCCACTCAGTGCAGATGGTAGGCGCGCTGGAGGGCCTTGGCGCGCTCGATATGCATGAACTCCAGCGCCGGAACCCGCGCGGCCGGGTCGGAGGTCGCGGGGGCGGCGATGAGCTGGCGCAGCTCGGTGCCGCGCCAACCCGTGAAATCCGCCAGGGCGGAGGGCCAGCCGCGCAGGCAGAGGCCAGCGATGAGCAGCAGGAGCACGGCGGCCAGACCCTGGCGCAGACGCAGCCCGGGCAGCTGCGCGAGGCCTGCGGCTAAGAGCAGCCCGGCGAAAGGCAGGGTGGCGAGGAGGGAGCTGTATTGGTAGCGGGAGCTGAGTGCCGCGAGGAAGCCGGTGTGATGTCGGCCGATGCCGACGAGCACCGCATTGCCCAGGTCGTAGGCGAGCAGGAGGAGGAGCAGGTGCAACATGCGGCCGCGCGCGAGGCCCAGGGCGCCGGCCAGCACGGCGAGCTTGCCGGCCGCGAGCAGCAGCAGGACCGCGGGATGGAGCGAACTGCCGCCGGTGAGGGCATGGCCGGGGTTGAGCAGGAAGTAGGTGGCCCCGAACTCCAGGATGTCACCCCAGTGGCCGGCCAGCTGTTGGTGATTGCCGCTGGAGTTGAGCTTGATGACGAGCGCCACGGCGATGGCTGGCAACAGACAGAAGAGCGCGCCAGGCAGAGCGGGCAGCAAGCGACGGATTTGTCCGCTCAGCAGGGCCGGCAGCAGGAGACCGAGGGATAGGACCGCGCCGGTCAGCACGCCGCGCGAGAAAGAGCAGGCGCTGGCGGCGGCGAGGAGAAACAGCGGCAGGTGCCGGCGCCACGCGAACATGGCGGTGTCCGTGCGGTGGCGCTCGTGCCAGACGCAGGCGAGGAGCAGGAAGCTGGTGGCGAGCACGGCGGACCATTGGACGGACCAGCCGAGGGTCTCGAGGTTGGCGGGCGTGAGGGCGAAGACGAGCAGGGTGGGGGCGGTGGCGAGCAGGGGGAAACCGGCGCGTTGCAGCAGGCGGCCCAGCACGACGGTGTTGGCGGCGTGGGTGAGCCAGAGCAGCCAGAGCATGGCGGCGTAGCTGCCGCCGAAACCGAGGGCGGCACCGCCCCAAAGAACCTTGAACAGCGGCACGAAATTTTCGGCGAACACCAAGGTGGTCCATTGCCA is from Lacunisphaera limnophila and encodes:
- a CDS encoding glycosyltransferase family 2 protein encodes the protein MPEASPAPLKLYSIVIPAHNEEESLPPTLRALYEVLSREQVPHEIVVVDDASKDGTWQVLQDLRAAIPTLAPVQNKGPNGFGRAVVFGLNHMQGDACTIMMADASDSPADAVRYWRLLNEGWDCVFGSRFVKGGQVVDYPRVKLWVNRIANFLVRIGFAIALNDTTNAFKAYRRTVIEGCRPFLSPHFNLTVEIPLKAIVRGYTWTVIPISWHNRKYGEAKLKIKEMGSRYFFICAYVWLEKYFSRGDYRKR
- a CDS encoding NAD-dependent epimerase/dehydratase family protein, with the translated sequence MKILISGICGFVGSTLARELLAAGHTVAGFDNFIRPGSETNRAPLERLGATILTADLRDARAMDALPAADFVLDAAANPSVLAGIDGKTSSRELVDHNLTGTINLLEYCKTHRAGFILLSTSRVYSIPPLTRLPLVAQGDALGLPPGAADLPPGVSPAGLTESFPTQAPISLYGATKLASEAMALEYGETFGFPVFINRCGVLAGAGQFGRADQGIFAYWINAWLRKKPLKYLGFGGLGHQVRDCLHPRDLLPVLEKQFAAPPLPAADRLANFSGGAASAMSLRQLSDWCAQRFGPHGVVEDGTPRPFDIGWMVLDHAKATRLWDWHPATPTPAILAEIATHAEQHPGWLELSAPREK
- a CDS encoding cupin domain-containing protein; this encodes MFTPAHPSGYREPFTGVRFKTLVHGQHTLFAEFRLARGHPLPRHAHPHEQTGYLVSGHLRLTIGTDTFDVRPGDSWCIPGNVEHEAAILEDSVAIEVFSPVREDYLPPPAAAV
- a CDS encoding NAD-dependent epimerase/dehydratase family protein; amino-acid sequence: MAKTLLVTGSSGLIGSEVCVYFASLGYTVHGVDNNQRAVFFGPQGDTRWNQHRLVSDLKGFVHHELDIRDRAGVLALVQSVKPSVIVHTAAQPSHDRAAAIPFDDFDTNAVGTLNFLEAARQACPESPFVHMSTNKVYGDAPNGIKLTELATRWDYADPAYAHGIPETFTIDQSKHSLFGASKVAADVMVQEYGRYFNLPTCALRGGCLTGPNHSGVELHGFLSYLVKCNLEGKEYRVFGYKGKQVRDNIHSLDVARFMAAFVENPRAGEVYNLGGGKANSTSILEAFKIAEKFTGKAQVFTYVDQNRAGDHICYYSDLRKMRAHYPKWDITQSLEETIRQIVEAWKTRHQPA